GTTATAAATAGAACGCACATCTTGTGTTATGTCAAGTCACGTGACTTAAAATGTTACAGATTGTCATGTCAAAGCTTCTGTTTTATTTGTACAGAGAGAATTGATTGTTTTAAGGTTTTTTCTTtcgaaatgaatattttattttatatataattacgTATAAATAAAGTATATCAATATTATGGGACAAACAAATCTAATCCAAGGTACCAATAGGTCATTAAGGGATGAAGACACAACAAGCCGTCATTTTGTTTTAGGGAACAAATATTGCGTTATTTACGttgaaattatgtttatattggtgttttattttcgtgtttttttggccaaagatattatatatatatatatatatatatatatatatatatatttatatataagcaATTTCttatacacaaataaaataaagtttttgttgttttcactgaataacaactaaatttgcATTTAGGGTACGTTCCGTGTTGTATAGGTGAAATAGAAGCGGTGGAACGAAGTGTTAAAATCGTTGTCATTAAATGAGCGAAGCTTGAATcgctacactgagaaaaataaagatatagttttattaaattataaagcTTTTTTTCTACTGCTGTGTATAAAGTAGTTCTTTAGACACACTTTCGAGTGCGTAAAACTTTACTTGAAGCAGTAATGcgtaaaaaaaactaatcattAAGGTCTCCGTAGTGAAGTGGCTAGAGTACGAGGCTCACATTCGGgcggtcccaggttcaagtcgcgctaattgccatttttttttttactttttattagtATATTCTGTTGTCGCATCCCTATATATAGTAAAGTTTGTCATTTCTACTTACCTCTGTTGTTCTAAATAACTCTTCTCTTGTAGTTGTTCTTCTTCTCGCTGTTTCTGCTTTTTACGTAGAAATAGATATGCCATGTAGAcgaataataaaagtataggTATAAAAATTGCCAAAGTTATACCAGAAGTTATACCAGCTTGACGTTGTGAATATTCTTGTTGACCTATTGtaaagtttttccaaaataatcatacatacatacatgaaATTCcttagatcttttttattaccaaaaaaaaattttttttattcgattctGTATCAAAAATGTTAGTATCTTTAAAATTGAACTCATCTTATGATGTTATATTGTGTTAATaccatttctatttttatattaatggcTTCTTACtctaaattgaatatattgtgATGTTTGTCTTATATAAACAACACCATAAGTAATGTCTCTGTAGACATTGCCAAGATAGTTGTTAAAAAGagaaacaataaaacattttctttatcaagatttgaattgaattttaattaacaattactgttttttttgggatagggtattgaattttaaatatttaaaggTTCCATATAGTTTGGTATAATACCATTCTTGatgcattccactaagcgttcTGAAATACTGTTTTTGGCGACTACGATCGTTGTGGTCACGACGAGAACGTCATGACGTCATGACTAATGTTCACGACGACCATTGACAACCATGAGAatctatctcattatttgatattttactatCGCCGCAGAAGatgttttgattttactttaatgcAAATCAGTTGAGCAttccactaaaaaattcaataactcacaaattataacataatctGTTAAAATTTCGctctattttttctgtttttccaTTGGTTAATATTGATCTTAACGCTCAGAACGCCTCTTAATCCATTTTACTTTACGATTATAACGCTATGGATTAAATGAAACGGGAAAGATCGTGGTTGTAATTTTCGTGAATGCTTGGTAGAACACACCCATTACGGGCTATGTCAACACTGTCAAGTTaatgtcaaaatcagctgatgtCCATTATTCACAAGATAACCTCTGAAAACTATGCTTTATAAGCAGTAACAcgttaaaaacttgaaaatgtgaattaaaaagttatttcaaaaataaaccaaactgaaatttttgaatttaagttCTGAAATATCCTATTAGTGATTTTAGGTAGtctattggattttttttaatagccGTCGCACCTTTCTTAGAGCTAAAACGGAGGATATTTACTGGAAAAGGTCCAATTATcggaaaaatatatacaggaataagttaaaaaatgatagaaatcCGCCACACTCCAGGGATACTTCCTCGCAATTTTCATACCATTTTCCACGTAGCTCAGAGCATCCCTGGCATGTGAAATCcttctccattttttttttcaatcaagtAAGTCTCCAATATCTctcatcttttttattaactGTTCAATAcactattcaataaaatatacaaatatatttaaagacGGAATTTTATATCCAAATGCACCGTTACGTCCTTGTAGCTCCCAATATTTTTTCTGTGACTTTATTTGtcataatttttcacaaaaactgtataaaaaatattttttaatgtatataatGTTTAGATATTAAATGTCGATGTATAGAGGTCAAAGATCTCAAAGTAGAGCACTTACATTATTAGTAGTAAccttataatttgaaaaaacacgATTTCTTTTATTTACTCAATAAACTTTTCGATTTATTCCCCACTACATAACACAGTATCAGTTTTTCCCAATTTCGATCCGTCAGAAGTACGtgaaactttatttaaattgatatgaATTCTTGACTCTCCACACACTGAACACCTCTTCTTATTTTATAACATTAAACATCTGTAACAATACTGCTCTGACTAGCACTGAATCTGTCTTTTGGTGCTTTGATCGGTTGGGCGTAATCAAGATCCGAATAAGTCAAATTCTTATTGCTGTTTCCTTTCACAACATCAGGTCTGTTAAACGGCGTTGTATATTGTATACTAGACGTAGGACTAGTTGGACTTCCCGTAGCAGTTCTAGAGCTTCTATCAACGTCTTCATAAGTGGGATCGTTCGGATCTAAaggtttttcttcaaattccgAATTAGGTCTGTTGGTTAAAGGTTCGTGCGTTCTATACGACTTATCGTAGCTTCTCCTTTTTTTACTTAGCGTATCTGAATCGCTAGGGCTAGATACGGGGCTTTGAGGATACTTTTCGTCGTCGTCATCGTCTTCTCGATAAGGATCCAAACCTCTATTGAATTGTTGGAGAGTTTGAGGTTTTTGTACGTTTTGATATTGCCAGGAATTTGCGTCTTTGTTCGTTAATCTTTGGTAGACTCTGTAAGCTCCGTAGACTATTAAAAGTACTAATGGTATGAGTATTGCGAGGACTATGCCGGAAGTGATGGCTGCTTGACGCGAGGAATATTCTTCTTCACCTGCAGGTAATAAAatcatgtttataaataaactgatgatgaatttacaaatgaatgaaatggaaaagaataaaaaaaatcatactgTGTATAATAGCACAAATAACTAATCATTAAAGACACAAAAATTCTGAAGGTGTGCAGAAATTTCGCAGGGAGGAATTGGGGTTGTAATTCAAAGATTCTACTGTGGATGTATACAGCAATCGTAAGACCAATAATCACATATGGGGCGGTGGTTTGGGGTACTAAAACTAATCTGGATACCACAAGGAATAATATTTCGAAGGTACAAACATTGGCTTGAATATGTGCAACCGAAGCCATGAAATAATGCCCAACAGCTGAtttagaagtgattctaaatctccacATAATCTTGGAAAGTGTTAattagaatgttcagagacttgggacatgcctcaggatgatgcatcgaaaaagtttagctttatATTAAGCTGTAGAAATAAGTGCACATAAATTTCGATACTTACGTAAGCAGTAGGTGTAACCATATTCTGGAATGTTCCAAGTACCATCAGCTCGACATTCTCTTCTAGGATCTCCGACTAATACGAAATCTTGTATACATTCGTAAGTCACTTTAGTACCAGGTACAAACAAGAAGGTACTTTTTCTACCAAATCTTGGAGTTTCTAGAACTCCACAGGATGTAATTTTGGTTCTTGCCGTttctttatatttgtatatagtCGATTTATAATTTTGCGTATAATGGGCTTGGTCGCGGTTTAACGTCATGGCGTAATCGTAGTAACATTCGTACATCTTCGTTGGGCACAATTCGTACGTTCGATTCCTTTCGACGGAATAATTCGACGGTAATATGTCTTCGGGTAACATCAAAAATTGCGGTTTGAAGTATTTGTCGTTGTAATCAGAAgcagtttttccaaattctctgtaatatttcattattttaatcaaagaaaactattagaaaaaactaGTTACCTATGGAATAATGATCTGCCTTTTACTGGGTCTAGTACATCGTCCAACATCCATTTAATTCCAAAATCGTTGTACACCCTTTCCATGTCATTGATGTTACTAACTATCGCTGCTTTCGAACCATCTGGGAGTGTGAAATCGTCTTCTTTATCGAAACTCCAATTTCCGAATAAACCGATTGttttattcttcaaaataaaatttaaaagtaaattaatacTATTTATAACCCCGTATAATATCTCGttaattatcataattatcttttatgaaaattaatattaaccaAAGTGGCAACAACgcgtttaatatattttaatttgtaaaattgaacCTCAAATACCAACAGTTTGACAACTGCTATCACTGATATCCAAAGTGTAAGTGAAATCAATACTTGTATGTCAGGGGATATTACATTCTACACGTTGGCAGCCCTGTGGTATTGGTTAGGATTTATCGTATGtataaattcattgtttttgtgtttgttgtttacattttataaGATGCGTAATATAAAGTGAATTATTtgcataattattttaatatcgaACTTCGTATGTGTGGTTTTAGTAGGTGCAATTTTATGTATAAGGTTTGTTAtggataaaaattatattattaaaaaaatgaaagaaaattaatttaaaagtaaGGTTAGAAATTATAATGTagataataaattcatataaactTATTAATCGAAATAGGAACATTTTATACATTACAATATCTATTGAAATACAGGGTTGTTCTCTTATAGTGCCAAATATACGaggttttataattatttttttcatttgaagttatgtaaatttaaaaataaatgtgtatTCATATAAACTTGTTTATAATCAACTTACAATGAACGTCCATGGCAAAAATACTCTAGCACTCATGTATCCTTGGTTATCCACAACTTCAACACCGGCACCATTATCAAACATGATCAAAACTTCAGattgattcaaaatataagTTGGCGTGTATATTGTGACtcctgaaaataaaaagaaaacagttacatattaaaataaacgtTACTACCatttattctttgttttattgtCCATCAGTATTCCTTGATATATATCAAGCTTTTGACAAGGTGTGGTATGGAAGCCTTCGTTCAAGTTTTACTAAACAAGCAGACAATTCACAACCAGAACCAATGGAAGTCTGGGGTACAAGGCAGTATTCTGGGGCCATTATTTTAATTAGTACtgcagaaaataaaaaacattttcggTTGATACAGTTATTTTATCCAGTCACGAAGACCCAGCAACTGCGACAGTACTTCTTGGAAGATGGGACGAGGCTCAAAAATCGTGATACGGTAacttggaaataaaaaaaattggaagaagtTAGCAAGGGAATTTAATGATGAGAATAACATAaactataatcaaatataaagtgCAAATCTTAAATCATTCTAACAAAAGCGTTTATAATATTCtcaaaatgtaaacaatttaataaagttaatttgtaaaaatagaaTGCAATCCGTTATCTTGATTTGTGCTTCAAACAGTTATATAAGAGAATCTAAATTGACTATGGACGACAAGGCTTTTAATTCAAAAGTATACGATAAAATCCATGGCATAGACCTTTGGGGTTATGCTggtaaatcaaatattaataatcctGGTAAATCATACATCACAGAAAAGCTCGAAAAGCATAGAAGAAACGACTAGAAGAACATGAGAATTAATACAATCACAAAGAGAAAGATTATAGATCTTAAATGAAGTATAGAGACCCTTTTCACTGGAAGAGCCTTTATCATACCATAGATGAACACCAAACAATTTCCTTATGGACTAAActaaataaaactattcaacTAGGAAACTTTTTgtctcaatatttttctattggcTAAAATATCTAATGCTCACcttgaaaatgttgaaatttcaaagatggtctatcaaaatataatctCCTATTATCAGCTATAACGTCTAGTCTATACCTCCATCTAGCATCAAGTGGTCTCCTTCTAACTTCAACAGATATGGTATTATTACCTTTAGCTACAATGGACGTTAGTTGCGTAGCTTTGACTTCTCCTAAACGATTAGGATCCATTTGTTCGAACCTTCCTTGGACCTCGAAGTTATCCGATTTCTTAACCGATTTAACGAGAGCGAATTCTCCTTTACCGTTAAAAGTATATTCAACATCATCGAAAGTAACGATGTGCGGGTCACCGTAAACACCAGCAATTCCCGGCGCTTGGTAAGCTACGCAATCTTGAGAAGGTCTTCTTTCGAATCTTAAAGTTTCACAACCTACTGCTTGTTCTTCTTGCCAAATGCAGCATAGGTACTTCGGCACTATATCGTTGAACCACTGTGATAGAGTTGGTACTTTCGTAGCTTCATTGTAAGGGAGGTTACCGAGGTTGTGGCATCGTCTCGGACTGGAACCCCATTGTTGATCGTAAGATAACATCAAGTAGCCGTTTTTGTCGTAACAACATTGTTGTTCGGAACCTTCTAAactgtaatataaaaaattatttatcatcaaaaggaaaaatttcgtttttactTACGTTGGTGATCCGGTTCTGACGCAATGAAGGGCttgattattataataacaaatcGGATTTGAATCTTTATCACAATCGTAATCTGGTAAAAATCTCCCTTTATCTGCTAATGCTTGTTCCACCGTACAGGGACATTGAGCTAGTTCGTGAGCGAAATTTTTGAGGTATCTATCGGTTCTTATCCAATCGTCGCAGAGATATTTCGGCCAGTTTTTACCATACAAGGTTTCCCATTGGAACTGGAAGTACCAGCCTAGAGGTATCGGTCTACTCCATATTACAGGTACTATTTCTACTGATGCTTGTTCTGTAGTATAAGTATTAAcctaaaaatgtcaaatgtcaaaattagGTGCGTTTGTTTATATACAACAAAAACTGTTCGTGCTTATAGTACTCGAACCAAATGTGTAACTTATACAAATACTAATAAACTTACTGATATCGAGTCtgtcaaatttatttgtaaaaatccaaatttgatATCATTCAAATAAGGATTGATCTTATTTCTGTATTGCGAAGGAACTATAGTGAATTCACCAGTATTTTGAATGCTATCTGTGATGTCTGTGATATAAAGAAAAGTTGGTCTCATGGTTGTTTCTCTATAGCCCCATAGAGAAATTCTAACGTTCGCGTTTTCGGACGTCGTCAAATTTTGCTTTTCCCACGTAATTCTTATTTCACTAGGCGATTTTTCGTGATACTTCATATccttaaagaaaattttttgagttgCACTAGCAGGGGATtctaaaaaatagaataaaaaaaaattactattagaTTAACGAgtttatttattagtatttacCAACATAGTATTTTCCTTTCCATTTGAACGGTTCGGAATTTACAGCTATCTGTAAATTAACCCAACCTTCGGTAAGTAACATAGGTTGAACACAGATGGCTCTGTTTTTATCAACGACGTAACCAAATACTTCATTAGAAAGATCAAATTTGCACCTTATTCTATCATCTCGATTAAAACAAGGACCCGTGATGTTGACAACTGTTCCCCCTAACATATTACCACTTTCTGGAGCGAATTTTAATGGTAAGTTAGCTCCATCTATAAGAAAACgatattactaaaaattagaggttatgttattttaataacagCTTACCAATATCTTTGTTGCAAGAACCAAGTAAAATATCTTCGTCTATACGAAAAATATGTCTACCATTAAAACCATTACCAAAACCTACAGCAGTCAAATCTCTGATGACGGATTCTTGACTGTAAGGTTTGTATTCGTAACTTCTAGTACCGTTTCCCGCGTTGAATCCTACGAATGCGTTGGTACCGCCTTCACCGTTTCGCGAATCACCTCCAGCTTCGGTGGAACTTGTCCAATCCAAATTGAGATAATTAAAAATGGCGTAGGTGAAGACTTCATCGGTTGCTATTACCATTTGATACGTATTCGTCTTCAAGAtacaaaattatgttaataaattgaattatttttcgaaCAGATTCTAACCTTATATTTAGCATTAGCGAAACCTCCCGCGAAGGTTATATTTTTCCATGTGGCAATTATGGCGTGTTTTGGATCAAAAGTAGTCGCCCCGATGACACCTTCTCTAATATCCCATTTGAGTCTCTCCCTTATTTCAACACCTAATCTATCGTGTCTACCTCTAAGATCTTTCTCCATTCTAAAATAGACCCCCGGAAGTCTTTGATCAATGTCTGTATCACGAATGTTACCGATCGTGcttttactgaaaaaaatacctgaaaattgaaagaaaacatGTCTTATTGAGTAATGTTTCTCTATAAAGAAGTTAAGATACGTTATAcagagtaaaaaatatttagagtaGTCTGAACAACGAAGAACAACAAACACTCTGTCAACGTATTAAAGTCCAGGAActgaaataattgaagtaattttacaaaaatgacaaagacaaatcaaaatatagtagatgatgtttgtttttacttttaaactttcaaaatctggaatatttttaaaaataaggtacaaaaacaactttttgGAAAACAACAACCACTCAGTCAACGTATTAATGTCCAGGAACTGaactaattgaaataattttaaaaaaatgacgAAGGCAAATCAAAATATAGTAGATGATGTTTGTTTTTGCTTTTAAACGTTcaaaatctgaaatattttctaaaataaggtacaaaaacaactttttgGAAAACAACAAACACTCAGTCAACGTATTTAAGTCCAGGGActgaaataattgaagtaatttcacaaaaataaagaaaacaaaacaaaatatagtaGATGAcgttcaaaaaattgaaataattttaccaaaatGACTAAGACAAATTAAAATACATGATACATTGAAAAACTCACATATTTTTCgcaaataaacaatcaaaaatgacttttttcgGGGAACTCCATCAATAACATGTTTTAATTCTTGATATTTTTAACACGCACACACACGCAATTTCATTATTGTAACCATGAACCATAAAAGCAAACAGAAAAAGTGCAAAATATGCAGAACCTCATGAGTCAATGAAAGATCTCCAG
The sequence above is drawn from the Diorhabda carinulata isolate Delta chromosome 6, icDioCari1.1, whole genome shotgun sequence genome and encodes:
- the LOC130896000 gene encoding protein mesh isoform X2; protein product: MGRSANKLIYCKYFILILLFSVVNAEDVTVSDVGNTVFKKIDDVEILAPLVGPGRASDDEKPAAEEEETDDDTDENPTYDPMTSDIAPPDTDQRGGTPYTITAARLAEIRKHFMYPFYDKGGNSDNTGDYQKDIQTSNIQLQKILNFQVPFFGFRFNYTRISVNGYLEFSDPPPNYDYPLVFPVKDWPKRNDPSFIGIFFSKSTIGNIRDTDIDQRLPGVYFRMEKDLRGRHDRLGVEIRERLKWDIREGVIGATTFDPKHAIIATWKNITFAGGFANAKYKTNTYQMVIATDEVFTYAIFNYLNLDWTSSTEAGGDSRNGEGGTNAFVGFNAGNGTRSYEYKPYSQESVIRDLTAVGFGNGFNGRHIFRIDEDILLGSCNKDIDGANLPLKFAPESGNMLGGTVVNITGPCFNRDDRIRCKFDLSNEVFGYVVDKNRAICVQPMLLTEGWVNLQIAVNSEPFKWKGKYYVESPASATQKIFFKDMKYHEKSPSEIRITWEKQNLTTSENANVRISLWGYRETTMRPTFLYITDITDSIQNTGEFTIVPSQYRNKINPYLNDIKFGFLQINLTDSISVNTYTTEQASVEIVPVIWSRPIPLGWYFQFQWETLYGKNWPKYLCDDWIRTDRYLKNFAHELAQCPCTVEQALADKGRFLPDYDCDKDSNPICYYNNQALHCVRTGSPTLEGSEQQCCYDKNGYLMLSYDQQWGSSPRRCHNLGNLPYNEATKVPTLSQWFNDIVPKYLCCIWQEEQAVGCETLRFERRPSQDCVAYQAPGIAGVYGDPHIVTFDDVEYTFNGKGEFALVKSVKKSDNFEVQGRFEQMDPNRLGEVKATQLTSIVAKGNNTISVEVRRRPLDARWRYRLDVIADNRRLYFDRPSLKFQHFQGVTIYTPTYILNQSEVLIMFDNGAGVEVVDNQGYMSARVFLPWTFINKTIGLFGNWSFDKEDDFTLPDGSKAAIVSNINDMERVYNDFGIKWMLDDVLDPVKGRSLFHREFGKTASDYNDKYFKPQFLMLPEDILPSNYSVERNRTYELCPTKMYECYYDYAMTLNRDQAHYTQNYKSTIYKYKETARTKITSCGVLETPRFGRKSTFLFVPGTKVTYECIQDFVLVGDPRRECRADGTWNIPEYGYTYCLREEEYSSRQAAITSGIVLAILIPLVLLIVYGAYRVYQRLTNKDANSWQYQNVQKPQTLQQFNRGLDPYREDDDDDEKYPQSPVSSPSDSDTLSKKRRSYDKSYRTHEPLTNRPNSEFEEKPLDPNDPTYEDVDRSSRTATGSPTSPTSSIQYTTPFNRPDVVKGNSNKNLTYSDLDYAQPIKAPKDRFSASQSSIVTDV